The Deinococcus sonorensis KR-87 genome includes a window with the following:
- a CDS encoding DUF937 domain-containing protein, producing MTLFDTLGSLIPQQAHTVSQQVGASPAQTEQAMQAAVPLLLSGLTRNVQHPQGEQALGQALEQHDGSVLDAYGNGQLPDPQQGQQIVNHVFGQQAGAAANAVGQHAGIDPQAAMQILSTVAPLVLGALARSRQGGSMGGGGLGGMLGSVLGGAMGGGLGGGGLSNGGLGGMLGGVLGGGQPQMPMGGQGQGQNDVLSTLSRTLDGNGNGSALDDLVGMLGGRRG from the coding sequence ATGACCCTATTCGATACCCTCGGTTCGCTGATTCCCCAACAGGCCCACACCGTCTCGCAGCAGGTGGGAGCCAGCCCGGCCCAGACCGAGCAGGCGATGCAGGCGGCAGTGCCGCTGCTGCTGAGCGGCCTGACCCGCAACGTCCAGCATCCGCAGGGCGAGCAGGCCCTGGGACAGGCGCTGGAACAGCATGACGGCTCGGTGCTGGACGCCTACGGCAACGGCCAGCTGCCGGACCCGCAGCAGGGCCAGCAGATCGTGAACCACGTGTTCGGCCAGCAGGCTGGCGCGGCGGCCAACGCGGTCGGACAGCACGCCGGCATTGATCCGCAGGCCGCCATGCAGATTCTCAGCACGGTGGCGCCGCTGGTGCTGGGCGCGCTGGCCCGCAGCCGCCAGGGCGGCTCGATGGGCGGCGGTGGGCTGGGCGGCATGCTCGGCAGCGTGCTGGGCGGCGCCATGGGGGGCGGTCTGGGCGGTGGCGGCCTGAGCAATGGCGGACTGGGCGGCATGCTCGGCGGCGTGCTGGGTGGCGGCCAGCCGCAGATGCCGATGGGCGGCCAGGGGCAGGGCCAGAATGACGTGCTCAGCACGCTCAGCCGCACGCTGGATGGCAATGGAAACGGCAGCGCCCTCGACGACCTGGTGGGCATGCTCGGTGGCCGGCGTGGCTGA